The following are encoded in a window of Cydia amplana chromosome 20, ilCydAmpl1.1, whole genome shotgun sequence genomic DNA:
- the LOC134657512 gene encoding uncharacterized protein LOC134657512, which produces MKAFLLFLVSVAVVSAKPTGEDDVIGSVIGVVRSCAEEDVSLCLKERALKYVENLATAREVNIADGISLLGSGSPRSARSFDPLPEDPAARENQVESRLLDATADFLEDHVIQLRMPKSTVEDVKRSLEEGRGKKKKLKQLMGIVQLLQLKIQSLIPLFLGIIAFAAVKGLMLAKAALLASALVLLKKLLSKHESHESYEVVAHPHHEEHVSHGGGHGGWGRSADAQNMAYSAYAN; this is translated from the exons atgaaggcGTTCCTTCTCTTTCTTGTGAGTGTGGCGGTGGTGAGTGCGAAGCCCACGGGAGAGGATGACGTCATCGGCTCCGTCATCGGAGTCGTCAGGAGCTGTGCTGAGGAAGATGTCTCCTTGTGCCTGAAG GAACGCGCCTTGAAATACGTCGAAAACCTCGCTACCGCCCGGGAAGTCAATATTGCTGATGGCATCAGCCTCCTCGGCTCTGGCTCCCCCCGCTCCGCCCGCTCCTTCGATCCCCTACCCGAAGACCCAGCTGCCCGCGAAAACCAAGTGGAGTCCAGACTGCTTGACGCCACAGCCGACTTCTTGGAGGACCATGTGATTCAGCTACGCATGCCTAAGAGCACCGTCGAAGATGTCAAGAGGTCGCTTGAGGAAG gTCGTGGCAAGAAGAAGAAGCTGAAGCAGCTGATGGGCATCGTCCAGCTCCTGCAGCTCAAGATCCAGTCCCTCATCCCGCTGTTCCTCGGCATCATCGCCTTCGCCGCCGTCAAGGGTCTGATGCTCGCCAAGGCCGCCCTCCTCGCCTCCGCCCTGGTCCTTCTCAAGAAGCTGCTCTCTAAGCATGAGAGTCATGAGAGCTACGAGGTTGTTGCTCATCCTCACCATGAGGAGCACGTCAGCCACGGCGGTGGCCACGGAGGCTGGGGACGGTCAGCGGACGCCCAAAACATGGCCTACAGCGCCTACGCCAACTGA